Proteins from a genomic interval of Nostoc sp. TCL240-02:
- the wecB gene encoding non-hydrolyzing UDP-N-acetylglucosamine 2-epimerase, whose product MTNQKRVCIILGTRPEAIKLAPVIQVFQKSLAFESQVILTGQHREMVEQVMQLFNIKADYDLEIMQVQQSLNDITCRSLQGLETLFKEKKPDLVVVQGDTTTAFAAALAAFYQKIPIGHVEAGLRTDDLFNPYPEEANRRLISQITQLHFAPTPWAVENLHRSGVLGEIHMTGNTVIDALLNVAATQAVCNIPGLDWDSYRVLLATVHRRENWGEPLQAIAQGFLQILDKFRDTALLLPLHRNPTVRIPLQELLGNHPRIFLTEPLDYGELVGAIGRSHLLLTDSGGLQEEAPSLGKPVLVLRDTTERPEAVVAGTAKLVGTTSENIFAAAAELLSNPDAYEAMANAINPFGDGHAAERILQIVQNYLGVSSEIST is encoded by the coding sequence ATGACTAATCAAAAACGGGTTTGCATTATCTTGGGTACTCGTCCCGAAGCGATTAAACTTGCTCCAGTGATTCAGGTTTTCCAGAAGTCTTTAGCTTTTGAGTCGCAAGTAATTTTAACTGGACAACATCGGGAAATGGTTGAGCAAGTTATGCAGCTGTTCAACATCAAGGCAGATTATGACTTGGAAATTATGCAGGTTCAGCAATCTCTAAATGATATTACCTGCCGTAGTTTACAAGGGTTAGAAACGTTATTCAAGGAGAAAAAGCCAGATTTAGTGGTGGTGCAGGGAGATACTACAACGGCTTTTGCCGCAGCTTTAGCAGCTTTTTATCAAAAAATCCCTATTGGTCATGTAGAAGCAGGTTTAAGAACTGATGATCTCTTCAATCCTTACCCAGAAGAAGCTAATCGGCGGTTGATTTCTCAAATTACTCAGTTGCACTTTGCGCCGACTCCTTGGGCTGTGGAAAATTTGCACCGTTCTGGTGTTTTGGGTGAAATTCACATGACGGGTAATACGGTAATTGATGCGCTGTTGAATGTAGCTGCAACCCAAGCTGTTTGTAATATACCAGGCTTAGACTGGGATTCATACCGCGTTCTGTTAGCAACAGTTCATCGACGGGAGAATTGGGGAGAACCCCTGCAAGCGATCGCTCAGGGGTTTTTACAAATCTTAGATAAGTTCCGTGATACGGCTTTGTTGCTTCCATTACACCGCAATCCCACAGTGCGAATCCCGTTGCAAGAGCTTTTAGGGAATCATCCCCGAATTTTCTTGACGGAACCTCTAGATTATGGCGAACTGGTGGGAGCAATTGGGCGATCGCATCTTTTGCTCACTGACTCTGGTGGTTTGCAAGAAGAAGCCCCCAGTTTGGGAAAACCAGTACTAGTTTTAAGAGATACCACCGAAAGACCAGAGGCTGTTGTAGCCGGTACAGCCAAACTTGTAGGCACTACGAGTGAGAATATTTTTGCAGCTGCTGCTGAGTTACTGAGCAATCCAGATGCCTAT